From one Leguminivora glycinivorella isolate SPB_JAAS2020 chromosome 5, LegGlyc_1.1, whole genome shotgun sequence genomic stretch:
- the LOC125226318 gene encoding lebercilin isoform X2, whose product MNPLAGDMSSQSLKPDRSVTQRVLSAKTHRVKQLQNQLADAQYHLQELSNENKVLRAMQRKQEIALQRYENSNAELPQVLNSHTEELRIQQTKFKQVKQQLKEAQMRLKERDMQLQQIRDEHQHLLELSKDRNLLEREKLQAQLSDLQLKVQQQSETISTLQRKLALEAKNFKHQLQAEINKHKDTRHDLDLAINNADKLSTIIEMKEKMIYSARQVRGIKSPVKPMPAQPQPRKYTRSQDIRDDDRGSGDQNNMLAKFCENSRSLSSALSHDEETSSSAEPRSRYAARSRLSNSTRSTSNNTRKSSKGSDDIIEIAKTVQDGMADLAIFDDQLDFKNASPDEVQKKLDAMKADLINKIKNDDPVSRKSSALRRKSTDESIEEELSEVDDERPKSRGRRHSNVSFYEDVTIEDRTTIISEEFKAVEVTNPVPATRTNMDKTKVERKLSGKPIETYCKDIIHDIEKSSKVIDKHMREFNQSKFNNDTIVEHLQAVDKINELMNAQGEIPSEALSELNNNFNMISEQVLSAEGLPVARKRSVSGRRSSRVESRTNVFGDSSLSNQDLLNDLLGKK is encoded by the exons ATGAACCCTCTCGCCGGCGATATGTCCAGCCAATCACTGAAGCCTGATCGCTCTGTAACTCAACGCGTCCTGTCGGCTAAGACGCATCGAGTCAAGCAGCTACAGAATCAGTTGGCTGACGCTCAGTACCACTTGCAG GAGCTGAGTAATGAAAATAAGGTACTACGGGCTATGCAGAGAAAACAAGAGATAGCATTACAAAG ATACGAGAACTCAAACGCCGAGCTCCCGCAAGTGCTCAACTCTCACACCGAGGAGTTGAGGATCCAGCAGACGAAGTTCAAGCAGGTGAAACAGCAGCTGAAAGAGGCGCAGATGAGGCTGAAGGAGCGGGATATGCAGCTGCAGCAGATCAGGGACGAGCACCAGCATCTGCTGGAATTGAGCAAAGACAG AAACCTCCTCGAGCGAGAGAAGCTACAAGCCCAACTGTCAGACTTGCAGCTAAAAGTCCAGCAGCAGTCAGAAACTATAAGCACTTTGCAGCGCAAACTCGCGCTTGAAGCGAAGAATTTCAAGCACCAGTTGCAAGCTGAGATCAACAAGCATAAAGATACGCGGCATGATCTGGACTTGGCTATTAATAATGCTGATAAACTGTCCACTATTATTGAG ATGAAAGAGAAGATGATCTACTCGGCGCGACAGGTTCGAGGCATTAAGTCACCAGTGAAACCTATGCCAGCGCAGCCTCAGCCACGAAAATACACGCGCAGTCAGGATATACGTGACGATGATAGGGGCAGT GGGGACCAAAACAATATGCTAGCAAAATTCTGTGAGAACTCACGAAGTCTTAGCAGTGCCTTGTCTCACGACGAAGAAACTAGCTCGTCTGCTGAGCCTCGCTCCCGATACGCGGCTCGGAGTCGCCTCAGCAACAGCACTCGTTCTACTTCCAACAACACCAGGAAAAGCTCCAAGGGATCCGATGACATCATAGAAATTGCCAAAACCGTCCAAGATGGAATGGCCGACCTGGCTATCTTTGACGACCAACTAGACTTCAAAAATGCATCACCGGAtgaagtacaaaaaaaattagATGCTATGAAAGCAGATTtaatcaataaaattaaaaatgatgatCCTGTATCCAGGAAATCTAGTGCTCTGCGGAGAAAATCTACTGATGAATCCATAGAAGAAGAACTTAGTGAAGTTGATGATGAAAGACCTAAATCGAGAGGAAGAAGACATTCAAACGTTTCGTTTTATGAAGATGTTACTATTGAAGACAGAACAACGATTATCAGTGAAGAATTTAAAGCTGTGGAAGTTACTAACCCCGTGCCAGCAACTAGAACAAATATGGATAAAACCAAGGTCGAACGAAAATTGTCTGGCAAACCTATTGAAACATATTGTAAAGACATCATCCATGACATAGAAAAGAGTTCCAAAGTTATAGACAAACATATGCGTGAATTCAACCAGTCGAAGTTTAACAACGATACAATCGTTGAGCATTTGCAAGCTGTCGACAAAATCAATGAATTAATGAACGCGCAAGGGGAAATACCGTCAGAGGCTCTGTCTGaattaaataacaattttaatatGATATCGGAACAAGTGTTGTCTGCTGAAGGTTTGCCGGTTGCCAGAAAGAGGTCAGTTTCTGGACGAAGGAGCTCTAGGGTTGAATCACGGACCAATGTCTTTGGCGATTCGAGTCTGAGTAATCAAGATTTGTTAAATGATTTACTAGGGAAAAAATGA
- the LOC125226318 gene encoding lebercilin isoform X1: MSSLSLIPEDKRKEFQRKESAATVYSSSSRLNLLTKRKRMNPLAGDMSSQSLKPDRSVTQRVLSAKTHRVKQLQNQLADAQYHLQELSNENKVLRAMQRKQEIALQRYENSNAELPQVLNSHTEELRIQQTKFKQVKQQLKEAQMRLKERDMQLQQIRDEHQHLLELSKDRNLLEREKLQAQLSDLQLKVQQQSETISTLQRKLALEAKNFKHQLQAEINKHKDTRHDLDLAINNADKLSTIIEMKEKMIYSARQVRGIKSPVKPMPAQPQPRKYTRSQDIRDDDRGSGDQNNMLAKFCENSRSLSSALSHDEETSSSAEPRSRYAARSRLSNSTRSTSNNTRKSSKGSDDIIEIAKTVQDGMADLAIFDDQLDFKNASPDEVQKKLDAMKADLINKIKNDDPVSRKSSALRRKSTDESIEEELSEVDDERPKSRGRRHSNVSFYEDVTIEDRTTIISEEFKAVEVTNPVPATRTNMDKTKVERKLSGKPIETYCKDIIHDIEKSSKVIDKHMREFNQSKFNNDTIVEHLQAVDKINELMNAQGEIPSEALSELNNNFNMISEQVLSAEGLPVARKRSVSGRRSSRVESRTNVFGDSSLSNQDLLNDLLGKK, translated from the exons ATGTCCAGCTTAAGTCTGATACCTGAAGATAAGAGGAAAGAATTTCAAAG GAAAGAGTCTGCAGCAACAGTATACAGCAGCAGCTCTCGCTTAAACCTGTTGACGAAGCGCAAGCGCATGAACCCTCTCGCCGGCGATATGTCCAGCCAATCACTGAAGCCTGATCGCTCTGTAACTCAACGCGTCCTGTCGGCTAAGACGCATCGAGTCAAGCAGCTACAGAATCAGTTGGCTGACGCTCAGTACCACTTGCAG GAGCTGAGTAATGAAAATAAGGTACTACGGGCTATGCAGAGAAAACAAGAGATAGCATTACAAAG ATACGAGAACTCAAACGCCGAGCTCCCGCAAGTGCTCAACTCTCACACCGAGGAGTTGAGGATCCAGCAGACGAAGTTCAAGCAGGTGAAACAGCAGCTGAAAGAGGCGCAGATGAGGCTGAAGGAGCGGGATATGCAGCTGCAGCAGATCAGGGACGAGCACCAGCATCTGCTGGAATTGAGCAAAGACAG AAACCTCCTCGAGCGAGAGAAGCTACAAGCCCAACTGTCAGACTTGCAGCTAAAAGTCCAGCAGCAGTCAGAAACTATAAGCACTTTGCAGCGCAAACTCGCGCTTGAAGCGAAGAATTTCAAGCACCAGTTGCAAGCTGAGATCAACAAGCATAAAGATACGCGGCATGATCTGGACTTGGCTATTAATAATGCTGATAAACTGTCCACTATTATTGAG ATGAAAGAGAAGATGATCTACTCGGCGCGACAGGTTCGAGGCATTAAGTCACCAGTGAAACCTATGCCAGCGCAGCCTCAGCCACGAAAATACACGCGCAGTCAGGATATACGTGACGATGATAGGGGCAGT GGGGACCAAAACAATATGCTAGCAAAATTCTGTGAGAACTCACGAAGTCTTAGCAGTGCCTTGTCTCACGACGAAGAAACTAGCTCGTCTGCTGAGCCTCGCTCCCGATACGCGGCTCGGAGTCGCCTCAGCAACAGCACTCGTTCTACTTCCAACAACACCAGGAAAAGCTCCAAGGGATCCGATGACATCATAGAAATTGCCAAAACCGTCCAAGATGGAATGGCCGACCTGGCTATCTTTGACGACCAACTAGACTTCAAAAATGCATCACCGGAtgaagtacaaaaaaaattagATGCTATGAAAGCAGATTtaatcaataaaattaaaaatgatgatCCTGTATCCAGGAAATCTAGTGCTCTGCGGAGAAAATCTACTGATGAATCCATAGAAGAAGAACTTAGTGAAGTTGATGATGAAAGACCTAAATCGAGAGGAAGAAGACATTCAAACGTTTCGTTTTATGAAGATGTTACTATTGAAGACAGAACAACGATTATCAGTGAAGAATTTAAAGCTGTGGAAGTTACTAACCCCGTGCCAGCAACTAGAACAAATATGGATAAAACCAAGGTCGAACGAAAATTGTCTGGCAAACCTATTGAAACATATTGTAAAGACATCATCCATGACATAGAAAAGAGTTCCAAAGTTATAGACAAACATATGCGTGAATTCAACCAGTCGAAGTTTAACAACGATACAATCGTTGAGCATTTGCAAGCTGTCGACAAAATCAATGAATTAATGAACGCGCAAGGGGAAATACCGTCAGAGGCTCTGTCTGaattaaataacaattttaatatGATATCGGAACAAGTGTTGTCTGCTGAAGGTTTGCCGGTTGCCAGAAAGAGGTCAGTTTCTGGACGAAGGAGCTCTAGGGTTGAATCACGGACCAATGTCTTTGGCGATTCGAGTCTGAGTAATCAAGATTTGTTAAATGATTTACTAGGGAAAAAATGA